Proteins co-encoded in one Malus sylvestris chromosome 7, drMalSylv7.2, whole genome shotgun sequence genomic window:
- the LOC126630580 gene encoding TMV resistance protein N-like isoform X2: MIPQAGVSSSSSPTPLWTYDVFLSFRGTDTRTSFTDHLYAALTRKGIITFRDDEKLKKGSSIWELYNAVEESRCVIAILSSNYADSTWCMEELAKAVECRRVMGQILVPVFYHVHRSELRNQTGNFGKAFCKLEERAVKGNLEKVQRWRAALVEVADLSGFHLQDGFESELIQTIVENISTKLNQTISSVFTDLVGMDSRVKEMLSYLEMGWNNVRIIGIWGMGGIGKTTIAHVVSERIRAQFEAYSFLANVREVSEKQGLVHLQKKLLSDILLESNVSMHNTHTGSSIIRHRLRTKKVLIILDDVDRLEQLKALCDHSWFGPGSRIIITSRDKGVLLKGGVDEINQVKALTNNEALQLFNWKAFRSDQVGKDFFQLSKKFVKNAYGLPLAIEVLGSFLFRRSVEEWSSALFRLERKPVEMLFDVLKVSFDGLQEIERKIFLDIACFFKGEDKYHITRILESRYGHCPIIHFIVLTEKCLLTTFGRKLWMHDLIEQLGWEIVSREHPEAGKRSRLWLPKDIVPLLVHNRGTTSVQGVFLNFEKEKEIKLRVNDPFSEMKKLKYLKIWNGNFSVNTKYLSNELALLEWHECPLNSLPSGFESDKLVELKMNSSCIKQLWTGEKRWSRLTFIDMSDSQYLIKTPDFTEVPNLEILVLQGCARLVEVHPTIGGLRNLISLNMRNCKSVESLPPFKSLKSLKTLTLSACSRLKKFPEVEGNMKCLLRVYLDETAIEELPTSIQHLTSLTLLSLRDCKNFLSLPNTIQYLTSLKSLILAGCSKFDEIPENLNCVEWLEELDISGTAIRESPSVVGMLNLKYLSFRGCRDLPSNSWHSLFNCWWCSKSYVPTSLLLLTSISSLTSLTELDLSYCNLIDGAIPQDFGHLISLRKLNLSGNNFVRLPESICQLSKLESLNLSNCRRLQLLPELPLSVRHVNAEDCISLMCFQDEFKLWTSAVSGMTTVNSHSSSNNPEYYTSAPRRISRTYTSGGFGMTTFSILSEDQEWKPCVDSWLPTQVFQRDLLDCRSYSMSSVCAQIEIPEWFSNIVTGDSIAIPIPPNLKDNKKWMGVAAVFLVKGRPSVSNSESDTEASDYLYRFTLGTHEFRLEPYLLDWKESCTFVRSSSDDFLCFFYESHMRFPKTLNESSSMWALLEAINPCMEVQKCGIRLVYKQDTAGFIQTFMLCFGGGQHEMNLQEVEKATFESGWFNLDNKYIFR; the protein is encoded by the exons ATGATCCCCCAAGCAggcgtttcttcttcttcttcgccgACGCCGCTGTGGACGTACGACGTGTTCCTCAGTTTCAGAGGCACAGACACCCGCACAAGTTTTACTGACCACCTCTATGCCGCGCTGACTCGAAAGGGAATTATCACATTCAGGGATGATGAGAAACTCAAGAAAGGAAGTTCCATCTGGGAACTCTACAATGCAGTTGAAGAATCAAGGTGTGTCATTGCCATTCTTTCGAGCAATTATGCCGACTCAACTTGGTGTATGGAAGAGCTTGCAAAGGCTGTTGAGTGCAGGAGAGTAATGGGACAGATACTAGTCCCGGTTTTCTATCACGTACATCGATCCGAGCTGCGAAACCAAACAGGGAATTTCGGGAAAGCGTTTTGTAAGCTTGAGGAACGAGCCGTTAAAGGCAATTTAGAAAAAGTACAGAGGTGGAGAGCTGCACTTGTTGAGGTAGCTGACCTCTCTGGATTCCATTTGCAAGACGG ATTTGAATCAGAACTTATTCAAACTATTGTCGAAAATATTTCCACCAAATTGAATCAAACAATCTCCAGTGTATTTACGGATTTAGTTGGGATGGATTCTCGCGTAAAAGAAATGCTTTCGTACTTAGAGATGGGGTGGAATAATGTACGCATCATAGGGATTTGGGGGATGGGGGGCATCGGAAAGACAACTATTGCCCATGTAGTTTCTGAAAGGATACGTGCTCAGTTTGAAGCTTACAGCTTTCTTGCCAATGTTAGAGAGGTAAGTGAAAAACAAGGTCTAGTTCATTTACAAAAGAAACTTCTTTCTGATATATTGCTGGAAAGTAATGTAAGCATGCACAACACTCATACAGGAAGCAGTATAATAAGGCACAGACTACGAACTAAAAAAGTTCTTATCATTCTTGATGATGTGGATCGGTTAGAACAATTGAAGGCATTGTGTGACCATAGTTGGTTTGGTCCAGGGAGTAGAATCATAATAACCTCAAGAGATAAAGGTGTATTGCTTAAAGGTGGAGTGGACGAAATAAATCAGGTTAAGGCGTTAACTAACAATGAAGCTCTTCAGCTCTTTAATTGGAAAGCCTTTAGGAGTGACCAGGTTGGAAAAGATTTTTTCCAGCTATccaagaaatttgtaaaaaatgctTATGGCCTCCCATTAGCCATTGAAGTTTTGGGTTCATTCCTCTTTCGTAGAAGtgttgaagaatggtcaagtgCATTGTTTAGGCTAGAAAGAAAGCCAGTTGAAATGCTTTTTGATGTACTTAAAGTAAGTTTTGATGGATTACAAGAAATAGAaaggaaaatatttttggacattgCATGTTTCTTTAAAGGAGAGGACAAATATCATATAACAAGAATACTAGAAAGTCGTTATGGCCACTGTCCAATCATTCATTTTATAGTTCTCACTGAAAAATGTCTTCTAACTACATTCGGAAGAAAATTGTGGATGCATGATTTGATAGAACAATTGGGGTGGGAAATTGTTAGTCGGGAGCATCCTGAGGCAGGCAAGCGTAGCAGGTTGTGGCTTCCCAAAGATATTGTCCCTCTGCTTGTACATAATAGG GGAACAACTTCGGTGCAAGGTGTATTTCtgaattttgaaaaagaaaaggagattAAATTGAGGGTTAATGATCCTTTTTCGGAAATGAAGAAactaaaatatctcaaaatttgGAACGGAAACTTTTCTGTGAACACCAAATATCTTTCTAATGAGTTGGCACTTTTGGAATGGCATGAATGTCCTTTAAATTCTTTGCCATCAGGATTTGAATCAGATAAGCTTGTCGAACTCAAGATGAATTCAAGTTGCATCAAACAGCTATGGACGGGGGAAAAG CGTTGGAGCAGGCTAACTTTCATTGATATGAGTGACTCCCAGTACTTGATCAAGACCCCAGACTTTACTGAGGTTCCAAATCTTGAGATTTTGGTGCTTCAAGGTTGTGCAAGATTGGTTGAGGTTCACCCAACCATTGGAGGTCTCAGAAACCTTATTTCTTTGAATATGAGAAACTGCAAATCTGTTGAGAGCCTTCCACCTTTCAAAAGTTTAAAATCTCTTAAAACTCTTACTCTGTCCGCTTGTTCAAGACTCAAGAAGTTTCCTGaagttgaaggaaatatgaaaTGCTTGTTGAGAGTCTATTTGGATGAGACTGCTATAGAGGAATTGCCTACATCAATTCAACATTTGACGAGTCTTACCTTGTTGAGCTTAAGAGACTGCAAAAACTTTTTGTCTCTTCCGAATACCATTCAATATTTGACATCTCTGAAAAGCCTCATTTTAGCTGGTTGCtcaaaatttgatgagataCCTGAGAATCTGAATTGTGTGGAATGGCTAGAGGAGCTTGATATAAGTGGAACTGCTATAAGAGAATCACCGTCTGTTGTAGGTATGTTGAATCTGAAATATCTATCCTTCCGGGGATGTCGAGATCTGCCTTCAAATTCGTGGCACTCGCTCTTTAATTGTTGGTGGTGCAGCAAGAGCTATGTCCCCACCAGTTTGTTGTTGCTAACCTCAATCTCAAGTTTAACTTCTTTGACAGAGCTAGACTTAAGTTATTGCAATTTAATAGATGGAGCAATTCCCCAAGATTTTGGTCACTTAATCtccttaagaaaattaaatttgagtGGCAATAATTTTGTTCGGCTACCAGAAAGCATCTGTCAACTCTCCAAGCTTGAATCTCTCAACTTGAGCAATTGTCGAAGGCTTCAGTTGCTTCCTGAACTGCCGTTAAGTGTTCGGCATGTGAATGCAGAAGATTGTATTTCACTGATGTGTTTCCAAGATGAATTCAAATTATGGACTTCAGCTGTCTCAGGAATGACTACTGTCAATTCCCACAGTTCATCCAATAATCCAGAATATTACACGTCAGCACCAAGACGTATCTCAAGAACTTACACTTCTGGAGGCTTTGGAATGACTACTTTCAGTATATTGTCTGAAGATCAAGAATGGAAACCATGTGTTGATTCATGGTTACCAACTCAAGTGTTTCAAAGAGACCTATTGGATTGTAGGTCATACTCCATGAGCTCTGTTTGTGCCCAAATTGAAATCCCAGAGTGGTTCAGCAATATAGTTACTGGCGATTCCATAGCAATCCCAATACCTCCAAATTTGAAAGATAATAAGAAGTGGATGGGGGTTGCTGCTGTTTTCTTAGTCAAGGGACGGCCTTCTGTTTCCAATAGTGAGTCAGATACAGAAGCTTCTGATTACTTGTACAGATTCACATTGGGAACTCATGAGTTTCGACTGGAACCATATCTTCTTGACTGGAAGGAAAGTTGCACTTTTGTCAGGTCTAGTTCTgatgattttctttgttttttctatGAATCTCATATGCGCTTTCCAAAGACGTTAAATGAATCAAGTTCAATGTGGGCATTATTGGAAGCCATTAACCCGTGCATGGAGGTCCAGAAATGTGGGATACGTCTTGTTTACAAGCAAGATACTGCAGGGTTTATCCAGACATTCATGCTGTGTTTTGGTGGAGGCCAACATGAAATGAATCTGCAGGAAGTTGAAAAAGCTACATTTGAGTCTGGATGGTTTAATCTAGACAATAAGTACATTTTCAGATG a
- the LOC126630580 gene encoding TMV resistance protein N-like isoform X1 — MIPQAGVSSSSSPTPLWTYDVFLSFRGTDTRTSFTDHLYAALTRKGIITFRDDEKLKKGSSIWELYNAVEESRCVIAILSSNYADSTWCMEELAKAVECRRVMGQILVPVFYHVHRSELRNQTGNFGKAFCKLEERAVKGNLEKVQRWRAALVEVADLSGFHLQDGFESELIQTIVENISTKLNQTISSVFTDLVGMDSRVKEMLSYLEMGWNNVRIIGIWGMGGIGKTTIAHVVSERIRAQFEAYSFLANVREVSEKQGLVHLQKKLLSDILLESNVSMHNTHTGSSIIRHRLRTKKVLIILDDVDRLEQLKALCDHSWFGPGSRIIITSRDKGVLLKGGVDEINQVKALTNNEALQLFNWKAFRSDQVGKDFFQLSKKFVKNAYGLPLAIEVLGSFLFRRSVEEWSSALFRLERKPVEMLFDVLKVSFDGLQEIERKIFLDIACFFKGEDKYHITRILESRYGHCPIIHFIVLTEKCLLTTFGRKLWMHDLIEQLGWEIVSREHPEAGKRSRLWLPKDIVPLLVHNRGTTSVQGVFLNFEKEKEIKLRVNDPFSEMKKLKYLKIWNGNFSVNTKYLSNELALLEWHECPLNSLPSGFESDKLVELKMNSSCIKQLWTGEKRWSRLTFIDMSDSQYLIKTPDFTEVPNLEILVLQGCARLVEVHPTIGGLRNLISLNMRNCKSVESLPPFKSLKSLKTLTLSACSRLKKFPEVEGNMKCLLRVYLDETAIEELPTSIQHLTSLTLLSLRDCKNFLSLPNTIQYLTSLKSLILAGCSKFDEIPENLNCVEWLEELDISGTAIRESPSVVGMLNLKYLSFRGCRDLPSNSWHSLFNCWWCSKSYVPTSLLLLTSISSLTSLTELDLSYCNLIDGAIPQDFGHLISLRKLNLSGNNFVRLPESICQLSKLESLNLSNCRRLQLLPELPLSVRHVNAEDCISLMCFQDEFKLWTSAVSGMTTVNSHSSSNNPEYYTSAPRRISRTYTSGGFGMTTFSILSEDQEWKPCVDSWLPTQVFQRDLLDCRSYSMSSVCAQIEIPEWFSNIVTGDSIAIPIPPNLKDNKKWMGVAAVFLVKGRPSVSNSESDTEASDYLYRFTLGTHEFRLEPYLLDWKESCTFVRSSSDDFLCFFYESHMRFPKTLNESSSMWALLEAINPCMEVQKCGIRLVYKQDTAGFIQTFMLCFGGGQHEMNLQEVEKATFESGWFNLDNKYIFRW, encoded by the exons ATGATCCCCCAAGCAggcgtttcttcttcttcttcgccgACGCCGCTGTGGACGTACGACGTGTTCCTCAGTTTCAGAGGCACAGACACCCGCACAAGTTTTACTGACCACCTCTATGCCGCGCTGACTCGAAAGGGAATTATCACATTCAGGGATGATGAGAAACTCAAGAAAGGAAGTTCCATCTGGGAACTCTACAATGCAGTTGAAGAATCAAGGTGTGTCATTGCCATTCTTTCGAGCAATTATGCCGACTCAACTTGGTGTATGGAAGAGCTTGCAAAGGCTGTTGAGTGCAGGAGAGTAATGGGACAGATACTAGTCCCGGTTTTCTATCACGTACATCGATCCGAGCTGCGAAACCAAACAGGGAATTTCGGGAAAGCGTTTTGTAAGCTTGAGGAACGAGCCGTTAAAGGCAATTTAGAAAAAGTACAGAGGTGGAGAGCTGCACTTGTTGAGGTAGCTGACCTCTCTGGATTCCATTTGCAAGACGG ATTTGAATCAGAACTTATTCAAACTATTGTCGAAAATATTTCCACCAAATTGAATCAAACAATCTCCAGTGTATTTACGGATTTAGTTGGGATGGATTCTCGCGTAAAAGAAATGCTTTCGTACTTAGAGATGGGGTGGAATAATGTACGCATCATAGGGATTTGGGGGATGGGGGGCATCGGAAAGACAACTATTGCCCATGTAGTTTCTGAAAGGATACGTGCTCAGTTTGAAGCTTACAGCTTTCTTGCCAATGTTAGAGAGGTAAGTGAAAAACAAGGTCTAGTTCATTTACAAAAGAAACTTCTTTCTGATATATTGCTGGAAAGTAATGTAAGCATGCACAACACTCATACAGGAAGCAGTATAATAAGGCACAGACTACGAACTAAAAAAGTTCTTATCATTCTTGATGATGTGGATCGGTTAGAACAATTGAAGGCATTGTGTGACCATAGTTGGTTTGGTCCAGGGAGTAGAATCATAATAACCTCAAGAGATAAAGGTGTATTGCTTAAAGGTGGAGTGGACGAAATAAATCAGGTTAAGGCGTTAACTAACAATGAAGCTCTTCAGCTCTTTAATTGGAAAGCCTTTAGGAGTGACCAGGTTGGAAAAGATTTTTTCCAGCTATccaagaaatttgtaaaaaatgctTATGGCCTCCCATTAGCCATTGAAGTTTTGGGTTCATTCCTCTTTCGTAGAAGtgttgaagaatggtcaagtgCATTGTTTAGGCTAGAAAGAAAGCCAGTTGAAATGCTTTTTGATGTACTTAAAGTAAGTTTTGATGGATTACAAGAAATAGAaaggaaaatatttttggacattgCATGTTTCTTTAAAGGAGAGGACAAATATCATATAACAAGAATACTAGAAAGTCGTTATGGCCACTGTCCAATCATTCATTTTATAGTTCTCACTGAAAAATGTCTTCTAACTACATTCGGAAGAAAATTGTGGATGCATGATTTGATAGAACAATTGGGGTGGGAAATTGTTAGTCGGGAGCATCCTGAGGCAGGCAAGCGTAGCAGGTTGTGGCTTCCCAAAGATATTGTCCCTCTGCTTGTACATAATAGG GGAACAACTTCGGTGCAAGGTGTATTTCtgaattttgaaaaagaaaaggagattAAATTGAGGGTTAATGATCCTTTTTCGGAAATGAAGAAactaaaatatctcaaaatttgGAACGGAAACTTTTCTGTGAACACCAAATATCTTTCTAATGAGTTGGCACTTTTGGAATGGCATGAATGTCCTTTAAATTCTTTGCCATCAGGATTTGAATCAGATAAGCTTGTCGAACTCAAGATGAATTCAAGTTGCATCAAACAGCTATGGACGGGGGAAAAG CGTTGGAGCAGGCTAACTTTCATTGATATGAGTGACTCCCAGTACTTGATCAAGACCCCAGACTTTACTGAGGTTCCAAATCTTGAGATTTTGGTGCTTCAAGGTTGTGCAAGATTGGTTGAGGTTCACCCAACCATTGGAGGTCTCAGAAACCTTATTTCTTTGAATATGAGAAACTGCAAATCTGTTGAGAGCCTTCCACCTTTCAAAAGTTTAAAATCTCTTAAAACTCTTACTCTGTCCGCTTGTTCAAGACTCAAGAAGTTTCCTGaagttgaaggaaatatgaaaTGCTTGTTGAGAGTCTATTTGGATGAGACTGCTATAGAGGAATTGCCTACATCAATTCAACATTTGACGAGTCTTACCTTGTTGAGCTTAAGAGACTGCAAAAACTTTTTGTCTCTTCCGAATACCATTCAATATTTGACATCTCTGAAAAGCCTCATTTTAGCTGGTTGCtcaaaatttgatgagataCCTGAGAATCTGAATTGTGTGGAATGGCTAGAGGAGCTTGATATAAGTGGAACTGCTATAAGAGAATCACCGTCTGTTGTAGGTATGTTGAATCTGAAATATCTATCCTTCCGGGGATGTCGAGATCTGCCTTCAAATTCGTGGCACTCGCTCTTTAATTGTTGGTGGTGCAGCAAGAGCTATGTCCCCACCAGTTTGTTGTTGCTAACCTCAATCTCAAGTTTAACTTCTTTGACAGAGCTAGACTTAAGTTATTGCAATTTAATAGATGGAGCAATTCCCCAAGATTTTGGTCACTTAATCtccttaagaaaattaaatttgagtGGCAATAATTTTGTTCGGCTACCAGAAAGCATCTGTCAACTCTCCAAGCTTGAATCTCTCAACTTGAGCAATTGTCGAAGGCTTCAGTTGCTTCCTGAACTGCCGTTAAGTGTTCGGCATGTGAATGCAGAAGATTGTATTTCACTGATGTGTTTCCAAGATGAATTCAAATTATGGACTTCAGCTGTCTCAGGAATGACTACTGTCAATTCCCACAGTTCATCCAATAATCCAGAATATTACACGTCAGCACCAAGACGTATCTCAAGAACTTACACTTCTGGAGGCTTTGGAATGACTACTTTCAGTATATTGTCTGAAGATCAAGAATGGAAACCATGTGTTGATTCATGGTTACCAACTCAAGTGTTTCAAAGAGACCTATTGGATTGTAGGTCATACTCCATGAGCTCTGTTTGTGCCCAAATTGAAATCCCAGAGTGGTTCAGCAATATAGTTACTGGCGATTCCATAGCAATCCCAATACCTCCAAATTTGAAAGATAATAAGAAGTGGATGGGGGTTGCTGCTGTTTTCTTAGTCAAGGGACGGCCTTCTGTTTCCAATAGTGAGTCAGATACAGAAGCTTCTGATTACTTGTACAGATTCACATTGGGAACTCATGAGTTTCGACTGGAACCATATCTTCTTGACTGGAAGGAAAGTTGCACTTTTGTCAGGTCTAGTTCTgatgattttctttgttttttctatGAATCTCATATGCGCTTTCCAAAGACGTTAAATGAATCAAGTTCAATGTGGGCATTATTGGAAGCCATTAACCCGTGCATGGAGGTCCAGAAATGTGGGATACGTCTTGTTTACAAGCAAGATACTGCAGGGTTTATCCAGACATTCATGCTGTGTTTTGGTGGAGGCCAACATGAAATGAATCTGCAGGAAGTTGAAAAAGCTACATTTGAGTCTGGATGGTTTAATCTAGACAATAAGTACATTTTCAGATGGTAG